The genomic region TAAAGCCATTACCGATTACGATTTTTCTCTTGGGAAATTGAATCCCGGTATGGCAAGGGAAATAAGGGAAGCATTTTATAAGGAAAATGTATACATTTCTGTTCTTGGCTGTTATATTAATCCCGTGCATCCGGATGAGAAAATAAGAAGGGAACAGCTTGAGCGGTTTAAGGAACACATTCGTTTTGCCCGTGATTTTGGTTGCAGCATTGTTGCGACTGAAACCGGTTCATTGAACGCTGATTTTTCGTATACTCCTGAAAACAGTTCACCAAAAGCTTTTGAGATGATTGTTAATAGTGTTGCGGAGCTGGTTGAGGAAGCCGAGAAGTTCGGAGTTATTGTATGCATTGAAGGAGTTACGACCCATACCGTATCAAGCCCCAAAATAATGAAAAAGGTGCTGGATGAAATTAAATCCAATAATCTGCAGGTTCTTTTTGATCCTGTCAATTTACTGGACGCGAATAATATAGACAATCAGAGGGAAATGATAAGTGAAGCCTTCGAATTATTCGGCGACAGGATTCTTGTTATTCACGCGAAAGACCTTATTATTGAAAACAACGTCAAAAGGACCG from Thermoclostridium stercorarium subsp. stercorarium DSM 8532 harbors:
- a CDS encoding sugar phosphate isomerase/epimerase family protein — encoded protein: MIGIRAHDVGKMPVRDLAREIARRGFRCTHLALHKAITDYDFSLGKLNPGMAREIREAFYKENVYISVLGCYINPVHPDEKIRREQLERFKEHIRFARDFGCSIVATETGSLNADFSYTPENSSPKAFEMIVNSVAELVEEAEKFGVIVCIEGVTTHTVSSPKIMKKVLDEIKSNNLQVLFDPVNLLDANNIDNQREMISEAFELFGDRILVIHAKDLIIENNVKRTVPVGKGLLDFQFLFKHIKARKPGIDILIEDLKPEAMEYSRSFIERLLEE